The genomic window TCGTGGGATCCACGACCTACGTCGACGGCGGCATGACGCTCTTCCCCGGCTTCGCCACCGGCGGCTGAGCCGCGCCCCGGCTGCCCGGGGCGGGCACGGCGGGTCCCTGCGGCAGCAGTTCGGTGACCATGAAGGACACCACCGACGCGAGGACGACCACCGGCACTGAGCCGGAGTGGCCGAGGATGACGACGACCAGCACCACGCTGCTGACCGGCAGGCGGAGCGCCGAGGTGACGGCGGCAGCCATCCCGGCCGCCATCGCGGGGACCAGACCGAGACCCGGCAGCGGCGCGAGCAGGGCGCCGGTCGCCCCGCCCAGAAAGAGCGCGGGGAAGACCGGCCCGCCGCGCAGGCTGCCCAGGCACAGGGTGTAGGCGGCGCCCTTGAACGCGAGCACCGCCACCAGCGCGCCCACCGACCAGGCGTGCGGGTCCTTGGCCAGCTGCGCCAAGGTGGCCTGCCCGGACAGCGCGGCCTCGGACGGCGAGCGGCCGGTGCTGACCGCGTACAGCGCGATGCAGCCGGCCGCCCCGAGCGCGCACAGCACCGTACGGGGCAGCAGCCCGCCGGACACGAAGACCGCCGTGCGCCGGCCGCTCACCACGAGCGCATGGACGCCCGCACCGACGGCCAGCCCGATGAGCAGCGACCACAGCACGTCACCGATGTCGAGCAGGGGAGGGGCGGGCAGGCCGACCGACAGGCTCCCGGTCGCGAATCCGGTCCACTGGCCGAAGCCGCTGAAGACCGCCGACCCGATGCCGCTGGCCAGCAGGGCAGGAAGCATCACCGCGAAGAGCTGCGGCCCGCCGACGCCGACCACCTCCATCAGCAGCACGGCGGCCACCAGCGGATTGCCGAAGATCGCCGAGATCGCCGCCGCGGCGCCGGCCGCGCCGAGCAGCGCGTTGCTCTGCGGGGTCGCGGCGGCGCGCACCAGATCGCGGAACAGCAGGGCCAGGCCGCCGCCGAGCGCGATCAGCGGCGCCTCCGGCCCCAGCACCGCTCCCAGCGGCAGGCTGAAGACAGCGGCGAGGATCACTCCTGGCAGCGCCGCCTTCGTCGCCCCTCCCGAGTGCATCCCGGCCGCCGGGATGTGCCCGCCCCCGCCGGGAAACCGCCCCGCCACCACCGCGACGGCCGTACCGGCCAGCGCGAGCGAGGGGAACGACCACCACCAGGGCGGATCCGCCCACCCGAGGTCCTTCGGCCAGTCCGTCCAGACCAGCCGCTCCAGCTCGTGCAGTGCCGCGAGGAACCAGAACGCCAGCGCCGAGACCGGAATGCCGATCAGGCCGCAGAAGACCAGCGCCCGCCGGTACGCGGGGTTGCGCAGCATCGTCCGCAACTGGTCCGCCTCGGGCGGCTGGGTTCCCTGGGAGACCCCGGCCGCAGGGGCCTTCGGCTCGGCGATAGGTCAACTCCATCGGTCGGCGCCCGGGCGGAGGACCGCCCGCGGCAGCGCGAGATTACCCACCGGGCCCGCCGCGCGGTCCCCGAGCCACGCCCCGCCGCCTGGAAACCCGCTGACTGGCCGAACGCCACGGCGGCGACCGGCCGGAGCCCGCCCCGCCCCGGCACCGCTGCGGCCCCGGTGCGGCGGCGGCCGGGACGGTTGCATGCCCGGTTTGCCCGGTCCACACTGGAAGGAGTTGTGCTCGAACCGCTGGGGCACCGGGCTCGTGGAACGCCGGCGCCAGGCATATGGCACTCGGGTCGTCGCCGGATCCCGTGCAGGGACCGCGAAGGACAGCGGGGGCGGCACCCGCGGGGTACTTCACGAGTGCTCCGGGACGCCCGGCTTCGTGCCCCGCCGTGAGCCGTGAGCGGCTTGCGGGCCGGCTGCAGGACGCGAGAGGAACGGGTCCGAGTGCATCAGCCCCGACCTCTGGAGGACCTGATGCGTGCCGCTGTCGCCACCGGAGTTCACGAACCGCTCTCCGTCACCACCCGTGAGGTGCCCGAGCCCGGTCCCGGCGAACTCCTGGTGAAGGTCACCTCGTGTGGCATCTGCTACTCCGACCTGAACCTGCTCAACGGCGAGTACGCCTTCGCCGACTTCCCCGTCATTCCGGGACACGAGATCAGCGGGGTGGTCGAAGCGCTCGGCGAAGGGGTGACCTGGCCCGAGGTGGGAACCGCGGTGGGCGGCCAGTTCCTCCACGACTCGGACGGTCACTGCGACTACTGCGCGCGCGGCGAGCAGATCCTGTGCCCCCGCAAGCGGATCACCGGTGTGGTGGTCGACGGCGGATACGCCGAGTACACGCTCCTGAAGGACGGCTTCGCGACGCCGATCCCCAGCGGGCTGGACCCGGTCGCCGCCGGGCCTTTGATGTGCGCGGGCCTGACCGCCTACAACGGGTTGCGCCAGGCAGGGGCGAAGCCGAACTCGCGGATCGCCGTGATCGGCGCGGGCGGTATCGGCGCCCTCGCGATCCGCTACGCGGTGGCGATGGGCGCGCGCGTCGCGGTGATCGCCCGCTCGCGGCGTGGCGAGGACCACGCCAAGTCGCTGGGGGCGGAGCTGTTCGTGGCGACCGGCGACACGGATCCCGGCGAGGCGCTGCGGGCGTGGGACGGCGGCGCGGACGTCGTGCTGAACGCGGCCCCCTCCAACGCGGCCGCCGCCGCGGCCATGAGCGGACTGGCCCCGGACGGCACCCTCGTGCTGTGCGGGTACAACAGCGAACCCTTCGCCCTCCCGGCGCAGTTGATGATCCTCAACCGGCTGCACGCGATGGCGAACCCCTCCGGCTCGCCGCACGACCTGCGGGACACCCTGGACTTCTCCGCACGGCACAACATCCTCCCCGAGATCAGGACCGTCGATCTCGACGAGGCACCGTCCGTGCTCGACGCCATGAACGCCGGCACCGCGCACGGCCGCAGCGTCATCACCTTCGACTGACCGCCTCTCATCCCGCCGCGGGAGGCGCAGTCCTCCCGGGCCCCCAGGAGGACGTCATGGCCAAGACCATTCTCATCAGCGGCGCGTCCAGCGGCTTCGGCGCCATGACCGCCTGTGCGCTCGCGGACGCCGGCCACGTCGTCCACGCCGGAATGACCCCGAGGGGCGAGCGGCCCTTCCGCATCACGATCGACCCGGCCGACGACGGTTCCGAGGAGGTCAGCACCCTGGCCGACCGCATCCGCGCCGACTTCTACCCGCGCATCCGCCTCACCGACCCTCTGACCATCCGTGCCTGAACCGTGAGCCTGGCGCCTTCTTCCTGGCGCCCGTCGCCGACAACGAGAGGTGGCCGACCATGCGTCCCGACATCATTCCCGGCGGCGTCTTCCCGGACTTCGCACTGCCCGATCACACCGGAACGGTGCGCACGCTCAGCGAGTTGCAGGGCGACGACCCGCTGGTCCTCACCCTGGCGCGCGGGCACTACTGCCCGAAGGAGCACCAGCAGCTCCAGGAGATGGCGGCGGTGCTCCAGCCGAAGGTCGCGGTGGCCTACACGCAGCTGGCGACGATCTCCACCGACGACCACCACACCCTCCAGGAGTTCCGCCTGTCGGTGGGCGCCCAGTGGCCCTTCCTGTCCGATCCCGGCAGGACCGTCCAGCAGGACCTGGACATCCAGGAGTACACCGACCCCGAGCACGATCCGATGATCCCGCACACGCTGGTGCTGCAACCGGGTCTGGTCGTGCACAGCGTCTACAACGGCTACTGGTTCTGGGGGCGGCCCTCGATCGGCGACCTGTGGCGCGATCTCCGCGACGTCTCGCGCGACATCCGGCCCGACTGGGACCTGAGCACGCCCGGTCTGCGCGAGGCCTGGGACGGCGGCGACCGCTCGCTCTTCCACGGCTTCGACGCGGATCCCGCCGAGCCCGCGCAGGAGACCTGAGCGGCCTGCGGGGCAGCCGCGTTCACGGCGTGAAAGAAGCTGTCGGAATCCTTGACAGGGACACCGCGTTTCGGGGAGTCTCGTCTCCGCTGGAGAGCGCTCTCCCGTAGTTTTGCCCCCGTCGTGCGGAGCTACGTCCGGAACGGTAGGACCGGCGTGCTCCCCGGCCGGGCACCCCCCACTCAAGCCCGCGCACGGACGGCTCCGCCGTCCCGGCCCGGGCTCCCGGTGACCCGGTGGACGCCTGGTCGCCAGAAACGGAGCGCGCACGCATGAACGCACCGCCCCGCCCCGAGCAGCGGTTCCGTCCGCACCGCCGGCGCCCGCACGCCCGCAGCCGCACGCTGGGTGTGATGCTGGCAGCGCTGGCCCTCGTCCTGGGAAGCGGCGTCGCCGTCGGCGCCCGGCACGCCGCCGCGGCCGATCAGCCCTGGATGAACACCGCACAGGCGCCGCTGGACCGCGCCAACGAGCTGCTGGCCGCGATGACGCAGGCCGAGAAGCTGACCATGATGCACGGCGGCCAGGGGTGCGGCTACGTCGGCTGCGTCGACGCCAACACCCGGCTCGGCATCCCGGCGCTGCACCTGCAGGACGGCCCGGTCGGCGCGGGGGACGGCTTCACCAACGTCACCCAGCTGCCGGCCCCGGTCGCGGGCGCGGCGAGCTGGGACACCTCGCTGATGAACCAGTACGGCCAGGTGCTCGGCTCCGAGCAGTGGGGCAAGGGCACCAACGTGGTGCTGGCCCCGACGATCAACATCGTGCGCGACCCGCGCTGGGGACGGGCCTTCGAGTCCCTGGGCGAGGACCCGTACCTCGCCGGGCAGATGGGCGCCGCCGACATCCAGGGCATCCAGAGCCAGGGTCCGATGGCCCAGGTCAAGCACTACGCGGTCTACAACCAGGAGACCAACCGGAACAACATCACCGACAACGCGATCGTCTCCGACCGCACCGAGCGGGAGATCTACCTGCCCGCGTTCGAGACCTCGGTCAAGCAGGGCGGCGCCGACTCGGCGATGTGCTCCTACTCGGCCATCAACGGCGCCTTCGCCTGCGAGAACGGGCAGTTGCAGAACACCGTGCTCAAGGGCGACATGGGCTTCACCGGCTTCGTCACCTCCGACTGGGGCGCCACCCACTCCACCGTCGCCTCGGCGAACAACGGCCTCGACATGGAGATGCCCGGCAGCGACTACTACGGCTCTGCGCTGACCACCGCGGTCGGCAACGGCCAGGTCTCCCAGGCGACGATCGACGACCACGTCCGCCGGATCCTGACCTCGATGTTCAAGGCGGGGCTCTTCGACCACGCGCAGACCGGCAACACCGGCTCGGTCGTGACCAGCAGCGCCCACAGCGCCACCGCCAAGCAGGTCGCGCAGGAAGGGTCGGTGCTGCTGAAGAACACCGGCTCCGTCCTGCCGGTCGGCACCGGCACCGACTCGATCGCCGTCATCGGCGACGACGCGGGCACCAACGCGATGGCGCAGGGCGGCGGCAGCGCGGGTGTCAACGCCCCGTATCTCATCACCCCTTACCAGGGCATCAAGAACCGGGCCGGCAGCGGCGTCAACGTCACCTACTCCCAAGGCGACACGCCCTCCAGCGGCGCGCTCCCGCCGGTCGGCAGCGCCTACCTGACCCCGAGTTCGGGCAGCGGCGCCGGCCTCACCGCGTCCTACTACAACAACACCGCACTGACCGGCACGCCGGTGGTGACCCGCAACGAGTCCACCGTGGACGACGTATGGGGCGGCGCCTCGCCGGCTCCGGGCGTCAACGCCACCAACTGGTCGGCCAAGTGGACCGGCACCCTGCACCCGCCGACCACCGGCGCCTACCAGCTGTCGCTGACCAGTGACGACGGCTCGCGGGTGTACGTCAACGGGCAGCAGATCATCAACAACTGGTTCAACCAGGGCAGCACCACCCGCACCGGCAGCGTGTCACTGACCGCGGGCCAGCCGGTCAGCGTCGAGGTCGACTACTACAACGGCGGCGGCGCCAGCAACGCGACGTTCGGCTGGAGCATCCCCGGCCAGTCCGTGCACGACCAGGCGGTCGCGGCCGCGAAGGCGGCCAAGCTGGCCGTGGTGTTCGTCTCGAACTTCGAGTCCGAGGGCGGCGACCTGAGCGGCATCACCCTGTCGGCCGAGCAGAACACGCTCGTCGCCGACGTCGCCGCGGCGAACCCCAACACGGTCGTCGTCGTCGACAGCGGCTCCGCGGTGACCATGCCGTGGGTCAACGCCGTCAAGGGCGTGGTCGAGGCCTGGTATCCGGGTCAGGAGGACGGCAACGCGATCGCGTCGCTGCTGTTCGGCGACACGAACTTCAGCGGGAAGCTCCCGGTGACCTTCCCGACCGCGCTGTCGCAGGGGCCGACCAACTCCACCGCCCAATGGCCCGGCCAGAACGGCCAGGTGCAGTATTCCGAGGGGCTCAAGGTCGGCTACCGCTGGTACGACAGCC from Streptomyces sp. NBC_01198 includes these protein-coding regions:
- a CDS encoding redoxin domain-containing protein is translated as MRPDIIPGGVFPDFALPDHTGTVRTLSELQGDDPLVLTLARGHYCPKEHQQLQEMAAVLQPKVAVAYTQLATISTDDHHTLQEFRLSVGAQWPFLSDPGRTVQQDLDIQEYTDPEHDPMIPHTLVLQPGLVVHSVYNGYWFWGRPSIGDLWRDLRDVSRDIRPDWDLSTPGLREAWDGGDRSLFHGFDADPAEPAQET
- a CDS encoding chloride channel protein; this encodes MLRNPAYRRALVFCGLIGIPVSALAFWFLAALHELERLVWTDWPKDLGWADPPWWWSFPSLALAGTAVAVVAGRFPGGGGHIPAAGMHSGGATKAALPGVILAAVFSLPLGAVLGPEAPLIALGGGLALLFRDLVRAAATPQSNALLGAAGAAAAISAIFGNPLVAAVLLMEVVGVGGPQLFAVMLPALLASGIGSAVFSGFGQWTGFATGSLSVGLPAPPLLDIGDVLWSLLIGLAVGAGVHALVVSGRRTAVFVSGGLLPRTVLCALGAAGCIALYAVSTGRSPSEAALSGQATLAQLAKDPHAWSVGALVAVLAFKGAAYTLCLGSLRGGPVFPALFLGGATGALLAPLPGLGLVPAMAAGMAAAVTSALRLPVSSVVLVVVILGHSGSVPVVVLASVVSFMVTELLPQGPAVPAPGSRGAAQPPVAKPGKSVMPPST
- a CDS encoding alcohol dehydrogenase catalytic domain-containing protein, translated to MRAAVATGVHEPLSVTTREVPEPGPGELLVKVTSCGICYSDLNLLNGEYAFADFPVIPGHEISGVVEALGEGVTWPEVGTAVGGQFLHDSDGHCDYCARGEQILCPRKRITGVVVDGGYAEYTLLKDGFATPIPSGLDPVAAGPLMCAGLTAYNGLRQAGAKPNSRIAVIGAGGIGALAIRYAVAMGARVAVIARSRRGEDHAKSLGAELFVATGDTDPGEALRAWDGGADVVLNAAPSNAAAAAAMSGLAPDGTLVLCGYNSEPFALPAQLMILNRLHAMANPSGSPHDLRDTLDFSARHNILPEIRTVDLDEAPSVLDAMNAGTAHGRSVITFD
- a CDS encoding glycoside hydrolase family 3 C-terminal domain-containing protein, giving the protein MNAPPRPEQRFRPHRRRPHARSRTLGVMLAALALVLGSGVAVGARHAAAADQPWMNTAQAPLDRANELLAAMTQAEKLTMMHGGQGCGYVGCVDANTRLGIPALHLQDGPVGAGDGFTNVTQLPAPVAGAASWDTSLMNQYGQVLGSEQWGKGTNVVLAPTINIVRDPRWGRAFESLGEDPYLAGQMGAADIQGIQSQGPMAQVKHYAVYNQETNRNNITDNAIVSDRTEREIYLPAFETSVKQGGADSAMCSYSAINGAFACENGQLQNTVLKGDMGFTGFVTSDWGATHSTVASANNGLDMEMPGSDYYGSALTTAVGNGQVSQATIDDHVRRILTSMFKAGLFDHAQTGNTGSVVTSSAHSATAKQVAQEGSVLLKNTGSVLPVGTGTDSIAVIGDDAGTNAMAQGGGSAGVNAPYLITPYQGIKNRAGSGVNVTYSQGDTPSSGALPPVGSAYLTPSSGSGAGLTASYYNNTALTGTPVVTRNESTVDDVWGGASPAPGVNATNWSAKWTGTLHPPTTGAYQLSLTSDDGSRVYVNGQQIINNWFNQGSTTRTGSVSLTAGQPVSVEVDYYNGGGASNATFGWSIPGQSVHDQAVAAAKAAKLAVVFVSNFESEGGDLSGITLSAEQNTLVADVAAANPNTVVVVDSGSAVTMPWVNAVKGVVEAWYPGQEDGNAIASLLFGDTNFSGKLPVTFPTALSQGPTNSTAQWPGQNGQVQYSEGLKVGYRWYDSQNLTPLFPFGFGLSYTTFSYANLTVGQPDANGSVAVGFDVTNSGSRAGAEVPQVYVGQPGSVGEPPKNLRGFSRINLNPGQTQHVAISLDARSFQFWNNGWTNAAGTNTVYVGSSSRDIKLTGTTTVAGSSGGGGGGTQTALPRTGWTVTASSTGGGDVPANMLDGSTGTRWTTGIPMANGQSFTLDMGAAKSIDQVVMDSAGSAADYARGYQVFTSTDGTNFGSAAATGTGTGAQVTATFAVRSARYVKVVQTGTSTSWWSIAELNVFTDGSTGSGGTGAVLPRTGWSATASSTGGGDVPANLLDGSTATRWSSGVPMAGGESFTLDLGSAKTFSKLTMDSAGSTADYARGYQVFTSTDGSTFGSAVATGTGTGALVTATFPAKTARYVKVVQTGTSTSWWSIAEADLYN